The proteins below are encoded in one region of Lagenorhynchus albirostris chromosome 7, mLagAlb1.1, whole genome shotgun sequence:
- the IFNK gene encoding interferon kappa: MSAEPDVIRKCMWPVCLVGLFVTGILSLDCNLLNVHLRRVTWKNLSLLRRMSKSFPIECLRESKAFELPQEILSHTQPLTRDIKEAFYEMSRQVFHIFIQDTFKSTWEEKHLRQVQIGLDQQLQYLEQCLEEEEENEDMREVAEDERTQSGTPVPQLSNLELRRYFNRIDRFLKDKKYSHCAWEIVRVEIKRCFYFFNKFTALLRRK, translated from the coding sequence ATGAGCGCCGAGCCTGATGTGATTAGAAAGTGTATGTGGCCGGTGTGCCTCGTGGGTCTGTTTGTCACCGGCATCCTCTCTCTGGACTGTAACTTGCTGAATGTTCACCTGAGGAGAGTCACCTGGAAAAATCTGAGCCTTCTGAGAAGGATGAGCAAGTCATTTCCTATAGAGTGTCTAAGAGAAAGCAAAGCTTTTGAGTTGCCCCAAGAGATCCTCTCACACACCCAGCCTCTGACGAGGGACATTAAGGAGGCcttctatgaaatgtccagacaGGTCTTCCACATCTTCATTCAAGACACCTTCAAATCCACTTGGGAAGAGAAACACCTGAGACAAGTCCAAATCGGACTTGATCAACAGCTGCAATACCTGGAACAATGcttggaagaagaggaggaaaatgaagacATGAGAGAGGTGGCAGAGGATGAGCGGACACAGTCAGGAACTCCAGTCCCCCAGCTGAGCAACCTAGAGCTGAGGAGGTATTTCAACAGGATAGACAGGTTCCTCAAAGATAAGAAATACAGTCACTGCGCCTGGGAGATCGTCcgagtggaaatcaaaagatgcTTCTACTTCTTTAATAAATTCACAGCACTACTCAGGAGGAAATAA